The Ananas comosus cultivar F153 linkage group 6, ASM154086v1, whole genome shotgun sequence genome segment TGAATTATATGACTGATCAAACTGTCTCGGTGAGATTTCGTTGATACGCTTCTCCATAGAAGAGATATACTCGCAAGATATTGATGCATCCCTAAAATGAAAATTGTCTCAAATGGTTACCCAAGCTTCCGATGCATAAATATTGCTAATGCTTTTATTATTCTACTATAATTATTAGAAGTGAAAAGTTCCCTCATTTGCAATAGAACTAGTaaaatacccgcgcgatgctgcggatataaaaatatttttataataaattttagtttttttaatatttttatatagttttataaatctaattattaattaaataaaagttatataaaaataatttaatagtttaatctatttaaataaaagtcattaaaattggtatatgcgcaaagtaaatttatacaatagtttattttataaaaaattatatgaaaaggatttgagataaatctatcaaaataatttttaaaaaatcaataaatagaaggaaaataaaattgtagaagatattgtttaataaaactaattatatatacacacatacactatatttttaaaactttactcCTGAAACTTAAATtccgtattttttttatacaatgaaattttgtgtgatttaaatttcatctagcaaattagattttattatgtgatttattatgtgtattattaataaaattacttaattatattatataaaactaattattaataaatttaattaattaattaatttcatagagtttagagatttaaaattttaaactttgaagcttaaaatttagaaataaatttatagctagaaaataaaatttaaaatttaaatataaaatataaaatagaaatttaaaactttaaaatttgaaattaaaaagcttaaaatttagaaataaatattataagtaaaaatttaaaatttaaataaataaaatataaaattaaaatttaaaactttaaaatttgaaagtatcaaaattatattttgatataaaaaatttaaaactttatatatatatatataatatctattatatagtatttatatattatgatGTATATTAATGTTactatagagggagagagaaggggggtttggggggacacgtgtcaccctgtggtccccccaaaccctcctttaatgtagttagATAGATAGATGTTAGGCCTTACAATAAAGTATGTTAGTGGGACCTGCTATTTAATGGTTAGCTGCACTATCACTCCGTTATCCATTTTTTCACGTTGGCCCCAAATCTTTTAATATTTGCACTCAGGTTCTTGacatttattatttgttttaattaagTCTGTGTCATTAAAAACTTTATTAACTATGGAAATTTCCATTCAATTTAAGGACGTTTTGTTCAAACAGAAAGGaaggatatattatatttttattgagcCTAAAGCTCGAGCTCCAACTCGAAATTAAAACACACATGGATTAATGTTTCAttcgtttattttaaaaaaaaataaatttagttgaaaatatgaattaattagaattcgaacttaggacctcgtcggatactaatcatcaaattctttgccacttgcgctagaacCATCGCTATCTAtccttttcttgttctttttctttttctttttctttttttttttgttggttctATGAGCGAGTGATGCGTCGGACCTGCTCACTCTAAACCGGCCAGCCTAAAGTACGATCGGGCTAGATTGTAGCAATTGGACTCAATCGAGGCCCAATAAACTAGCCCAACTTAGTATCTGATCGGCCCACTACGAAATTGTGGAAGTATCCAAAACTTTTTCCCTCCAGCGGTAGACCATATCATCAGTTGCTTGAGGCGCAATTGAGATGTTACAGGACTCAaaatgcatttttattttacgagTGGATGAGAATAGAATCTGTATTAAAATGATTAGCTCCTTAATTGGACAGTATGCTGTGCTCAAAATTCTATTATTAACAAATGGAAATTAACATTTTCAAATTCACTAGTCTAAAGTTTCAATTTGCATTTGATTCCATTGATGTTTTGTATCCTCCTGAATTTTACATAAGGAAAGTATTTTGTTCTGATGATGGTTATTCACACCAAACATCATAAATTGTTCATCTTGAATTGAACAAAACCTGCAGGAAGGCTAATGAGGAATACACCAAATACTTGGTTAAGCTCATGGACAAAATATTTGAGTACTTATCAGTAGGGCTAGGTCTCGAGAAGCATGTGTTGAAAGAGGCGTGTGGCGGCGAAGAGCTGAGGCTACTAGCGAAGATCAACTATTACCCGCCGTGCCCCCGTCCCGACCTAGCCCTCGGGGTGGCTCCGCACACCGACATGTCGACGCTTACGCTGCTCGTACCCAACGACGTCCCTGGGCTGCAGGTCTTTAAGGACGATCACTGGTTCGACGCCAAGTACGTCCCCGACGCCATCATCGTCCACATCGGTGATCAACTTGAGGTGATATCCTTTTCTTGGTCATGCCTGTTCGGCACTACTTTtactttgttcttcttttttttttttctactttttcgTCCAAccatatataaaagaaaattgtaaaatttagatCTTAAGTAATGGAAAGTACAAGAGCGTGTTGCATCGGACGACCGTGAACAAGGAAAAAGTGCGGATATCGTGGCCGGTATTCTGCGAGCCCCCGGGAGAGCTCGCGATCGGGCCGCTGCCTCAGCTCGTCGACAACGAGAATCCGGGGAAATACAAGACCAAGAAGTTCAAGGACTATCAGTATTGCAAGATTAATAAGCTCCCTCAGTAGAAATATTTGTAGTTTTATATACATTAAATGATGCTATCCATGAACGTTTAGTTCATTGATGAATGTTTAGCTATACGTTGCACGTACGTGTTAAACATCAACGGCTAGTTACTATTTTATACACATAAATGTTTACCGCCAATATTGTTGCACCACTTATCAGTTTGATAATAGGTGAGGTAAGAGATGGGAATacgaaagaaaaagagtttATAATTAATGTATCTGATATTAAGTTATTCACCAAATTGAtctagtattaaaaaataaggtcgaaatatatatttaaccAATAAGTCTATTAAAAGCTGTTTCGTTTTTTAATAAATGATGCTATGTGCTATAAGGACCGATAAGATATTATTAGTTTCatgttaaataaatattaaaataatctcAGCATGTATATAACTGGAGCTTTTTTGAGCTCCAAATGTAAGCTCATGTGGTTTGGCTTCTGAACAGTAATATGGTTCTAGTGATCGCGAGAAAATTTTCTCCCTTattctatattaaaaaattgcaaataagTGCAGTAATAATTaactttttacaaaatattattgCAATGTAACTCTTGATTAAAACTTTCATTATATTACATTATCAATAAAAATATGGTGCAATTGTTCCAAATTGCTTTAAAAGATGAGACCACAATAAGCAGCAGCTTTTTAGTGAGTGGGAGAGTGCACTCCAAAACCTCTCCACAGAGTCAAGCTTTAATCAATCCAATTATATTCTCTTTTGCATCATAAATCTTGCAGTGAGTGCAACCCCACAAAAGGGAATGATTCAGTGATTGGGAAGGGATTTTGCAAAAAGCTGGTTTTAAATAGTCCGAGGCCCCTGCATAATTGCATAAAGCATCTGGTAATCTGGGAGGAGGAGAAAGTGCTTTTTGGGGaagcagagagaaaaaaaaaaaaaaaaaaaaaaaagtgggcgGAGGAAGAATCCAacaaggaattttttttataaataattctattataattataaaaataatttttttaaaaaaattattataaaaatagatctctaagtccggtgaataattcaccgcattcataactcctCATTAGGaatacaaaaagaataaaaactgtgaaccattcaccgtttttatcatcgtaaaaatatagaaaaaagtaagaaaaagaaagagagtggtgaatggttcatcgcttttaaagcggtgaatgattcaccgcttttataagatcattttataaataaaaatttaactggtctatttttagaataaaattttagtaaaagactattgcactaaaaaacccTCCAACAAGTCCTATAAAGAGAATAATTGTACAGTTGATGGGATTATCATGCATCATCAACTAAAATGTTTGGTTTGAAAAGATTTTATGTACAAAGGCGAAAACTAAATAGTGGGTGCACATTTTTACATTACTGTAATTTTCTTACTGGTCGAGAGTAAACTTATgtgatatttttcaaaaattataagtaaaaatattttctattttatattcgAAACTTACAACTTTGTATTAATTTCCAGCTGttcgtttttttaaaaaaataaataaaatgaacaacatgttattgctattttttttctttctaaaaaaataatattatagacAACTCTCAAAgatattctttttaattttggtaATTAAAAGCGTTAGGTCTTTATAGTGTTTTGCTAAAAAGTACTGTAACTAACAATAGCTAGAAATAAAAAGCcagtcaaaaaataaataataaattatccaTCAAAGTACAGTTGATGGTTAAGTCAATTAAAGTGAGCTTATCTGGAACCTTCATTTGGAGGAGGCTAATTAAGAAAGATATCTAGGGAGAGAATAATAGGCAACATGGTATATACACAGTACCCTCTACCTAAAAATTAAGCACTCGTGtatttcccttttcttttcttttcagttattatttatattattaccaTAATCTAAGATGTGTTtgtttaatcaaaaataaaataataataattttcgactataaaacatatttttattgtttggtttacTATAACTTCACTGTCAATCGAAACTCACACTATTCAAAATTACATTAATTTCGGCCCACTATAAGCGAAAATCAATtacaaaaatgaataaaattattggcCCGTCTCTCACATATTCAGctttttatgttatttatattctgccaaataaataataaaactgaaaaaactttaatttcacaactatacaaataaataataaaaaaattaattttaatctaaatgttattttatttaaaaatttattttagaagatcttcgttttttttaaaaaaaaaataaacttagctgaaatatcaatcaattaggattcgaactttacATTTCTGTCTAATTTTAAATGCCAAATTTGTCATTTtcggggagagggagagacacAGGGAACTGAGCGTGGGGCATGGACTAGTCCTCTGCATGAGGAAGGGAATCTCTCAGAGCTATCACGCTCTTTTTCCCCCCAAGAGGAACATCTTCAGATCCAGCATCATAGAAGAAGATTATACACTCTACGGAGAGATTACGCTATATGTGATAAGATCATATGAGATAAGACTGTCAACGAGCTGGACACGAGCGAGTTAGAGCTGGCTCGTGTTCGCTCGTTTATAAAACCAGCCAAACACAAGCTAGTTcactaaaatatcaaattaaaaatttatttagctcgtgttcgatttatttataattaacaaGCCATATACGAGCTGTCTCATGAAAAGTAAGTTAGAATGTCAACCTTATCTAgtaaaagttgaaagaaaatttaaaaattaaaatcttaatctAACCATTGAAATTTACAAAATGTAAgtcattttatatttagattgatCTAAAATGCAAATATATNNNNNNNNNNNNNNNNNNNNNNNNNNNNNNNNNNNNNNNNNNNNNNNNNNNNNNNNNNNNNNNNNNNNNNNNNNNNNNNNNNNNNNNNNNNNNNNNNNNNNNNNNNNNNNNNNNNNNNNNNNNNNNNNNNNNNNNNNNNNNNNNNNNNNNNNNNNNNNNNNNNNNNNNNNNNNNNNNNNNNNNNNNNNNNNNNNNNNNNNNNNNNNNNNNNNNNNNNNNNNNNNNNNNNNNNNNNNNNNNNNNNNNNNNNNNNNNNNNNNNNNNNNNNNNNNNNNNNNNNNNNNNNNNNNNNNNNNNNNNNNNNNNNNNNNNNNNNNNNNNNNNNNNNNNNNNNNNNNNNNNNNNNNNNNNNNNNNNNNNNNNNNNNNNNNNNNNNNNNNNNNNNNNNNNNNNNNNNNNNNNNNNNNNNNNNNNNNNNNNNNNNNNNNNNNNNNNNNNNNNNNNNNNNNNNNNNNNNNNNNNNNNNNNNNNNNNNNNNNNNNNNNNNNNNNNNNNNNNNNNNNNNNNNNNNNNNNNNNNNNNNNNNNNNNNNNNNNNNNNNNNNNNNNNNNNNNNNNNNNNNNNNNNNNNNNNNNNNNNNNNNNNNNNNAGAagatatatataagtataatattatatatatatattataattatattatatattatatattatatatatatatttcaatagagctattatgctatcggaagtataaagtgGTTggtactttcaatttttttaactcttagatcaacccattgatcatttctaatcattggattaatattattaaccaatggggaccactcaaccctagggggaaacactcaaccctaaggggaccgctatcatcctaAACGTAAAATCtttaatccaaggactaaaaaatcAGAAGCACTAACTATTTtatgcttctgatagcatagtagcgcacacacacacacacacacacacacacatatatatatatatagagagagagagagagagtgaggctactatgcttctggaagtacgaaGCGTTCCAtacttccaggtcgtttttcatgttacggctttcgaatcgtcgatcggctctgttaaacttgatctagagtatttaaagtacttagaaaataaattatgtgatttttcaatattatttgcctagtgaacgaaggggctcaaaatcaacgactgaaaataaaaatcttacaaaacgtgataatatgacattaaaattttaaatcaaagatattgatcttgttttatatagtataaagaattttctatcaaaatttcacgtgatttgaatatttctacactgttaaacttgcaaacggctcactacagtcattaaagttattaattttgagccccttcgatcactaggcaaatcatatcgaaaattcataaaatttattttctaggtacttcaaatacgtAAGATTCCAAGTTTATGGAGCACAATCGATGATTTGAAATACAATATTGAAATGATGAGAGCACGGAAGGCTTCTTTTGTGCTTCAAAagatagtagcctcactctatatatattatatttatatattatatatagtccggctacttaCTTCTTACGAGGTATaacttttgtactcataagttttcggccgttagatctacttctttgaccattttcatcgtTAGGATATACTATTGCTCAACAACCACCACTCAagccctaggggaccactattaaccTAACGGGgaacatcatcctaatcgcacatgtTTTTATCTAACGCGTTGAAACTTATGGAGTACAAAAGGTTCTATAATCTTAGTCTTTACTCATAAGAGTTAGTAGCCTAacctaatattatattatatatatatattatattatatatatatatatatattatattatatatatgatatatatatatatgatgggtGTGTGGTGtgtcgtgtgtgtgtgtgtgtggtgtgtacTTATTGGAATATAGGTAGCTGAATACGAGCAAGTTGATTTCAGATTGTATTTagcatattaaaattttgagctaaaaaattcaattcattttcagctcatttattaaatagAAGATTGATCTCGAATTCATTTCCAAAGATTAAAATCTATAGTGAAAAAGTGGTTATAATTTCTACACCTCTTCATCCACGCGTTCTAGAGTTTACTAACTTCATTTTTGttataagttttttaattttttaaaaaagattgctAATACTCGTATAGAGAGTTTTTTGATAGGGGAATTGGAATTAAGAAGTTTTCTTACAAGAAATCTCTAAAGTgaaccggaaaaaaaaaagcaacgaAAACGTCTCCTGCTTAAACACACCAATTAGTTAAGCATCACCACGGACATTATATTTCTACTACAATAATTAGATAGGAATCAAACTACAAACTACAAACAAAAACAGATTGAATTTGAGTAGAACAAGAGAACCcacgcatgcatgcatgcatgcatgcaaaatCGCTTTTGAATGAAGCGGATCGAGGAGAGAACAAATTCAACACTAACAAGTGGGTGGAGACGACGCAATCGTATCGAAACCGGCCGCTTCCTGGCGCGCCGCAGGAGAGCCGGGCTCGTCGCGGTGCAGCGCCGAGCCGCACTTCAGCGCGACCCCGAACAGCCTCAGCCGCCGCGCCGCGGGAGGAGTCGTCGGGGACGGCTCCTCGGCGACGGTCAACGAGCTGCTCGACGTCGCGCTCCCGGAGTTCACGGCAGCGAGCTCGGGCTCCCGGCTGCggcgcagcggcggcggccgcggcggcggtgATGCGGTGAAGCTCGGGGCTACGGGTTGGACGTGGTTCTGCACGAAGTAGATGATGTCGTTGTAGAGCCGCTTCATGTGCGCCAGCTCCGACAGCAGAGCCGCGTTGCTGCGCCGCAGCCTCTCGTTCTCCGCCATCAGCGTCGtcgcggcgtcggcggagccGGTGCCTCCGCTATCGCCTGCGGGGGAGgcggggagggagaggaggcgaGGGGGATGGTTGATATGATTGTAACGACGAtcatgatggtgatgatgatgatgatgatggaggtggtggtggtggtggtggtggtcgagGGTGGCGAAGAGGGGAGGGAAATGGAGaggggaggaaggagaagaggtggaggcggaggtggtggcCTTGCGGCGTTGGATCTCGCAGAGGAGGTGCTTCTGGCCCTTCCGGAAGAACTCGTTCGCGAACTCCCACCTCTCCGGCACCACCTTACGAAAGCCCTGTTCGATCATCAaacaacaaattattattattttttcttttataaataccGTATACAATAAATGAATTACAAAAAGAGTGTTTATTTGGATGCGTTTTTGCACTAAATAATGCATTTCCAAATTAGGCCTAAGAAAATCGTAACGAACGTAGGTGTTGAGCTGGCGCACGAAGGAGGAGAAGTTGTTGTGCTTGAAGTAGTTTGGGAGTAGGTCGCGGGCGAACTCGGGCGGCCGCCACACCACGAACGTGTGTgcacggccgccgccgccgccgtcgccgtcgtcgtccccCCACGAGACGACGTGGTCGGTGGCGGGGTCGTCCACCAGCTGGTACGTCTTCGTCAGGAACGGCGCCGGCACCGGCTTCtgcgcctcgccgccgccgccgccaccacacCCCTCCCAACACCCCTCCattattaattttgttgaaattaattaattattggaCTCTAATCCTAAGTGGCGACGAGAATGGCAGAGAAGTGCGGAAAATGTGATGGGCGGGGGGGAGTGGATTTTGGGGTTAGTGTGGGTGTAATTTGTAGTTGGTTCGGGTGTTTTGGTTGTAATCGTCAGCGCCTCGGGTGTCGTGCGGGAGTGGGAGAGCGAGAGTGGAGGGAGGGAATATGTGTCGGAGggttagagaaagagagagtgggAGTCGGTTCGAGGTGAGCACGTGACCACATTTTGCCTGCTGTTCTGGTTGGGTTTGGGGCTGTTTTGGATCAGAAGATTCggagaataaataaataacaagttcgattgtttttatttttatttttaaacaaaatcttGAAAAGTTTGATTTGTGTATAATTTATCAGTGAaagttcaaataattttataattttagagtCGAAATCATTTTTttcgataaaaaattataaaattattaaaattttggactGTTTTGAATCAATTATCtgacattttaaaatttaaaatttactacctaattttttaatttttattatatattatctatttgATGATTCTCTCGGTACAAGCTTTAGGTCTattgcttattttaataaaattataattgtataaattatataaaatatactaagtaggtccataaatataaaaaatatattcaaaatttgaatttaaaagttactaaatagttcaaattaaataaactaaaatattagataaataaaatttttaaaggtgAGCTAGTCGGATTAGAATTGCCCATATTTTGGGTTAAAAATTAGTAATATGGAtagtttttatgtttttaataaatttgaatggcattttttatattgataacttttgaaaaatttctACATAACTAGGGGATGACAGAAGAGCACTTACGAAATAAAAAcacga includes the following:
- the LOC109711383 gene encoding flavonol synthase/flavanone 3-hydroxylase-like; the encoded protein is MDKIFEYLSVGLGLEKHVLKEACGGEELRLLAKINYYPPCPRPDLALGVAPHTDMSTLTLLVPNDVPGLQVFKDDHWFDAKYVPDAIIVHIGDQLEILSNGKYKSVLHRTTVNKEKVRISWPVFCEPPGELAIGPLPQLVDNENPGKYKTKKFKDYQYCKINKLPQ
- the LOC109712057 gene encoding heat stress transcription factor B-4c-like, whose product is MEGCWEGCGGGGGGEAQKPVPAPFLTKTYQLVDDPATDHVVSWGDDDGDGGGGGRAHTFVVWRPPEFARDLLPNYFKHNNFSSFVRQLNTYGFRKVVPERWEFANEFFRKGQKHLLCEIQRRKATTSASTSSPSSPLHFPPLFATLDHHHHHHHLHHHHHHHHHDRRYNHINHPPRLLSLPASPAGDSGGTGSADAATTLMAENERLRRSNAALLSELAHMKRLYNDIIYFVQNHVQPVAPSFTASPPPRPPPLRRSREPELAAVNSGSATSSSSLTVAEEPSPTTPPAARRLRLFGVALKCGSALHRDEPGSPAARQEAAGFDTIASSPPTC